One Chanodichthys erythropterus isolate Z2021 chromosome 10, ASM2448905v1, whole genome shotgun sequence DNA segment encodes these proteins:
- the LOC137028387 gene encoding piggyBac transposable element-derived protein 4-like, which yields MARYSDKEALQMILDSEEEFTFSSEEDCNSDDEQLHFQQRIDPDEDIISENVAASRSPSPAPRRGARRSRSVLSAIENHTDNVAASQSPSPAPRRGARRSRSVLSAIENHTECDNENIQEPVPKRQSTLSWKTQTDVDMVPHTLRFLPARETGPQLNSAESHSPMNLFKLFFSESAVSTLCHNTNAQAAKATAKGCKYKWTDVSIGEMYRYIGLVFYMAMVKMSSISDYWRQSSVFSVPFPATLMPRDRYRTISWNVHMSHPDEDKVNDRKRGTAEHDRLFRIKPLMDTIRQACKAIYHPRKNLAVDERMVACKAHTGMTQYMKAKPTKWGFKLFVLADSSNGYTLDFSVYTGKNNFPTGHGLSYDAVTSLLDRTLLGSGYHVYMDNFYTSPKLLKDLFAMKFGACGTYRDNRKDCPRNAANSLSKKSARGSIRWIRDGPLVFVKWMDTREVSVCSTIHSAHSGDCAEEGEITRNMEDKDISMSCTCDCIQQTHLSDQLIQYYTTQHKTMKWYRKIFLHFLDIAATNSFILHKELHGSTTAAAVCLVAWRVRSVVGCNSVTASGDNAPSLLASQPGRLATEPLFAKHHQSGLLPKCEVVCSSLDGKTRAFRENASPCVKNLRNGGTNFL from the exons ATGGCACGCTACTCCGACAAAGAGGCTCTTCAGATGATTCTGGACAGCGAGGAAGAATTCACCTTTTCCTCTGAGGAAGACTGCAACTCAGACGACGAACAGTTGCATTTCCAGCAGCGAATTGACCCCGACGAGGATATAATTTCAGA gAATGTGGCTGCTTCACGATCGCCGTCACCAGCACCGCGCAGAGGGGCACGCAGATCTCGGTCTGTTCTCAGTGCGATCGAGAATCATACAGA cAATGTGGCTGCTTCACAATCGCCGTCACCAGCACCGCGCAGAGGGGCACGCAGATCTCGGTCAGTTCTCAGTGCGATCGAGAATCATACAGA ATGTGACAATGAAAATATCCAAGAACCTGTTCCAAAGAGGCAATCCACTCTGTCATGGAAAACACAGACGGATGTTGATATGGTTCCACATACGCTGCGATTCCTGCCCGCCCGTGAAACTGGACCACAACTGAACTCTGCTGAGTCACATTCTccaatgaatctgttcaaactCTTTTTTTCGGAAAGTGCTGTGTCAACTCTGTGCCATAACACCAATGCACAGGCTGCCAAAGCAACTGCAAAGGGCTGCAAATATAAATGGACAGATGTAAGCATCGGTGAGATGTACCGCTACATTGGACTGGTGTTTTACATGGCAATGGTGAAGATGAGCTCCATCAGTGACTACTGGCGGCAGAGCAGTGTTTTCTCTGTACCTTTTCCAGCTACACTTATGCCTAGGGACAGATACCGGACAATTTCTTGGAATGTGCACATGAGCCACCCAGATGAAGACAAAGTGAATGACAGAAAGAGGGGCACAGCTGAACACGACCGTCTGTTCAGGATCAAACCACTCATGGACACTATTCGTCAGGCTTGCAAAGCTATCTATCATCCTAGAAAAAACTTAGCCGTGGATGAAAGAATGGTGGCATGCAAAGCACACACTGGTATGACACAGTACATGAAAGCCAAGCCAACCAAGTGGGGTTTCAAGTTGTTTGTTCTTGCCGACTCTTCAAATGGATACACTCTGGACTTCTCTGTATACACAGGAAAGAACAACTTTCCCACAGGCCATGGACTGTCATATGATGCTGTGACTTCTCTTTTGGACCGTACATTGTTGGGTTCTGGGTACCATGTGTACATGGACAATTTTTATACAAGTCCAAAGCTCTTGAAAGACCTGTTTGCAATGAAGTTTGGTGCATGTGGGACTTACAGGGACAACAGGAAGGACTGCCCTCGGAATGCAGCTAATTCACTCTCTAAAAAATCAGCCAGGGGATCCATCAGATGGATTCGGGATGGACCTCTTGTATTTGTGAAGTGGATGGACACACGAGAGGTATCTGTCTGTTCTACCATCCATTCTGCTCATTCAGGAGACTGTGCAGAGGAGGGTGAAATCACAAGGAACATGGAGGACAAAGACATTTCCATGTCCTGCACCTGTGACTGCATACAACAAACACACCTGTCTGATCAGCTGATTCAGTACTACACAACACAGCACAAAACCATGAAGTGGtacagaaagatctttctgcaCTTCTTGGATATTGCTGCCACCAACTCTTTCATTCTGCACAAAGAGCTACATG GTTCAACCACAGCAGCAGCTGTTTGTTTGGTAGCCTGGAGGGTGAGGTCTGTAGTTGGGTGCAACTCAGTGACCGCTTCAGGAGACAATGCTCCAAGTCTTTTAGCCAGTCAGCCTGGTAGGCTTGCAACAGAGCCCTTGTTTGCAAAGCATCACCAGTCTGGCCTGCTGCCCAAGTGTGAAGTGGTGTGCAGCAGCTTAGATGGAAAGACCAGAGCCTTCAGAGAGAATGCCTCACCCT GTGTCAAAAACCTGAGAAACGGAGGCACAAACTTCCTGTAG